A single region of the Triticum dicoccoides isolate Atlit2015 ecotype Zavitan chromosome 2B, WEW_v2.0, whole genome shotgun sequence genome encodes:
- the LOC119361403 gene encoding uncharacterized protein LOC119361403 yields the protein MADHLSIVFSSLRILLQGSSSTEGQLAYRHSIRSVSVLCPEWPIRSTLSGQSGSNYDSSSSSASRSNNSGYSSNSASVSEADLGTSELTKIAHRMVSDGYTQCMVRAFHSTSLTETTALNNWFVELDVDWVLQLQPPLHLQTVTMYWRQELVQRWIRALTIIVASMNEVMLVDHEVLAVARFGKASISAMLGVVDTMLDVIVEDKLQVALHMYMCVSSASLMMMPELSLKAQRIFDGISVSSKTQENGLVQAISSTTMDIGSEYYGI from the coding sequence ATGGCGGACCACCTGTCAATCGTGTTTTCCAGTCTCAGAATCCTATTGCAAGGTAGCAGCAGCACAGAGGGGCAGCTTGCCTACCGCCACTCAATCCGGAGCGTCAGCGTGCTCTGTCCTGAGTGGCCCATCAGATCGACTCTCTCCGGTCAGAGCGGATCCAACTACGACTCCAGCAGCTCCAGTGCCTCTAGGTCCAACAACTCCGGCTACTCTTCCAACTCCGCGTCCGTCAGTGAAGCGGACCTGGGTACCAGCGAGCTCACGAAGATTGCTCACAGAATGGTCAGCGACGGCTACACCCAGTGCATGGTACGAGCATTCCACAGCACATCTCTCACGGAAACAACTGCGCTGAATAATTGGTTCGTCGAGCTCGACGTCGACTGGGTTCTCCAATTACAGCCGCCGCTCCACCTCCAAACGGTGACTATGTATTGGCGCCAAGAATTGGTCCAGAGGTGGATCCGTGCTCTCACTATAATTGTCGCCAGTATGAACGAAGTAATGCTCGTAGACCACGAGGTGTTGGCTGTCGCACGGTTTGGCAAAGCGAGTATCTCAGCAATGCTCGGCGTTGTCGACACCATGCTCGATGTTATCGTGGAGGATAAGCTACAGGTTGCCCTGCACATGTATATGTGCGTCTCCAGCGCATCATTGATGATGATGCCTGAACTCTCTTTGAAAGCCCAACGCATTTTCGATGGGATAAGCGTCTCCTCGAAGACACAAGAGAACGGGTTAGTTCAGGCCATATCCAGCACCACGATGGACATCGGGTCAGAATATTATGGCATCTAG